In Klebsiella aerogenes, the DNA window GGCACGACAGAAGAAAACCATCGAGACACCGGGGCAGGAGACAACGCAGCCGCAGGACGCCACCGGCGCGGCGCTGAACGCTGAAACTACCGAACCGTCGGTGCAGCAGAACGTTGCGACGCTGCTGGGCGCTACGGCGCTGGCCGAGCGCAACGCCATTCTTGCCACGCTCAATGCGCAGGGCGCCACCATCGTTGCGCGCTTCGAAGAGCTGGGCTTCACCGACCTGACTGACCAGAACCTTACCGACAACCTCGAATTCCTCACCCTCGTACGCAAAGCCACTGATGTAAGCACCGGCGGCGCGGGCGCAATGGTGACGAACGAAGAGGGCAAGCCGCAGCCGGTACGTGGCGCACCTGTATTAACCGAACACGGCTGGCATGTGCCGGGCTAAGGAGACTTGTTATGTGTGGGGGCGGTAGACCAAAAGTCGTGCAGCAGGATCCACAGGCTGAGGCAGATGCTGCAGCCGATGCGGCAGCGAAGGCCGCAAACGCCGACACTGCAGCGCGTAAGAAACGTAAGAAAGGCTCATCGCTGCTGGCGAGCGGTGCCGAAGGCGCCACGGATACAGGATCTTCCCTGCTGTCTACCGGCGCGCAGGCTGCAAAAAACACCTTAGGGGCATAATCGATGGATGATCTCGCCGTAAAGCTGGTTAAGCGTGCCGATACGCTGAAAGCCAACCGACAGGTGCACGAAAGCGTCTGGCGGGAATGCTATGACTACACCTATCCGCTGCGCGGCGCGGGGCTATCCGATGAGGTGCTGGACGCACAGAGCGCGAAATCAAAGGTGGCACGGCTGCTTGATGGCACGGCCACCGACAGCGCCCGCATGCTGGCGTCTGCTCTCATGTCCGGCATGACGCCGGCAAACGCACAGTGGCTGAACCTCGACAGCGAATCGCTGCCGGATGATGCCGCCGCGTGGTTGTCCACCTGTGCAACGCTGGTATGGGAAAACATCCACGCTGCAAACTTCGATGCTGAAGGCTATGAGGCTAACCTCGATGTGGTATGCGCCGGCTGGTTCGCGCTGTACATCGACGAAGACCGCGAAGAGGGCGGATTCTCGTTCCAGCAGTGGCCGCTGGCGCAGTGCTACGTCACATCCACCCGCCGCGATGGCATCGTGGACACGATTTATCGCCGCTACCAGCTCACCGCGGAGCAGGCGATTAAAGAATTCGGTGCGGATAAGGTCAGCAAAAAAATTCGCGATGCGGCCGCCAAAAAGCCGGATGACAAATTCGACTTCCTGCACTGCATTTTCCCGCGGGAAAACTACGTGGTGAATGCGCGCCTGGCTAAAAACCTGCGCTTTGCATCGTACAACGTGGAAGTGAGCGGCAAGCTCATTGTGCGCGAATCCGGCTATCACGAATTCCCCTGCTGCGTACCGCGCTGGATGAAAATCCCCGGCACGCCGTACGGTATCGGCCCGGTATACGATGCGCTGCCGGACTGCAAAGAGCTGAACGAAACAAAGCGCATGGAGAAGGCCGCGCAGGATCTGGCAATTGCAGGGATGTGGATTGCGGAAGACGACGGCGTGCTGAACCCGCGCACGGTCAAGGTTGGCCCGCGACGCATCGTCGTGGCGAACAGCGTAGACAGCATGAAACCGTTGCTCACCGGCTCCGATTTCAACGTGGCATTTACCGCAGAAGAACGCCTGCAGGCGTCTATCCGCAAAATCATGATGGCCGATCAGCTGCAACCGCAGGACGGCCCGGCAATGACCGCAACCGAAGTCCATGTGCGTGTGGCGCTGATCCGCCAGTTGCTCGGCCCGGTCTATGGTCGATTCCAGGCGGAATACCTGCAGCCGTTGGTAGAGCGCTGTTTCGGTCTGGCATTCCGTGCCGGTGTATTCCCGCCAGCACCGGATAGCCTGCAAAACGCCAATTTCAACGTGCGCTATATTTCGCCGCTTGCCCGCGCGCAGCAGCTGGAGAACGTCACCGCCATTGAACGTTTCGGCGCGAATATTGCGAACCTCGCCAATATCGACCAGGAGGTTATCGATCTTCTCGATGCCGATGAAGCCGGTCGTGTGGTGGCTGATGCGCTCGGCGTGCCGGCTAAGGTTGTTCGTACTTCCGATGCGGTCGCAGAAATTCGCGAGAAGCGCCAGAAGGAACGGCAGCAGCAGGCAGGGCAGGCGCTGATGATGCAGGCAGGTAGCGAGGCGGCAACCACAGCAGGGCAGCAGGTGGGCGCAGCGCTGGGACAACGAGTAGCGGGGGGCTAATGATTACAAAACAAGCATCACCGGCGGACTACAAGCGCATTTTCGAGGAAATGCCAGGCGGGCCGCAGGTGCTGGATGAATTAACGCGGCGATTTGGGCGCGCGGCGTACGTCCCCGGCGGTGCCGAGGGCGATCGTGAAACCTGTTACCGGGCCGGACAACGCGCCGTGCTCGATTTCATTCTGATGCAAATCAACCGTGCAGATGGAGTAAACGACGATGTGGAAGATTAAACACTTATTCATGAACGCCGAGCAGGGCGCTGATGCGTCAGCTGGCAGTGCAGGGGGTAACGATGGCGGCAATGGTGGTGGTGCTGAAAATGCAGACGCTGGTAATTCTGCTGGTAATTCACTTCTCAGCACCGGTGCAGGCGAAGCGGGCGCGAATGACTGGATACCTGAAAAATACCGCGTTATGGGCGAAGGTGGAAAACTCGACATTGAAGGCTCTGCCCGCAAACTGGCGGATGCTCACACGTCTCTTGAAAAGCGCCTTGGCAGCGTCGGCACGCCGCCAAAAACTGCTGATGACTACGCCCCAGAGGTAAAGGCCGAAGGCTTCAACTGGGAAGAGTTCAAAGCTGATCCGCGCATGCAGTCGTTTATGAAATCGGCACACGGCAAGGGCATCACCAACGACCAGATGAGTTTCATCATCAGCGAGTATGCGCAAATCGCCCCATCGCTGGTTAACGGTGCAGCGGAACTTGATGCTGAATCCGCCACCACGCAGCTGCGCGAAGTCTGGAAGACAGACGCCGAATTTAACAAGAATATCGGCCTGGCCTTCCTCGCATTCAATTCCCTGACCGATGAAGGCGATCGCGGCCGCATCGATGAAATCGGCAATAACCCGATGGTGATCCGCATGCTGGCGAAAATCGGTGCGGAAATGCAGGAGGACGCACCGGCGGGCGCCGACAGTAACCCGGCAGAGCAGCAGACCATCCGCGATCTGATGAAGTCTGAAGCGTATATGAATCCTAAGCATGCCGACCATGAACGCGTATCTGCGCAGGTGAAAGCGTACTACCAGAAGCGTTACGGCGATCAAACCGTAGCGTGACATGTCACAACTACGGTCTGGGCCACTGGTCTTATTGCTTATCAAGCAAATCGAGGCCAGTGGCTGTTATAAAGGTTTGCATGGTATCGATAAGCCAACGACCTTCGCCGCGTTTAGGGTTGTCTATCTGGGACCCATCCTCATCAATATATGCGTAATGAATGTCTGAGGATATCAGTCCTTTTTGATACATATAGAGAAGGTGGCCATCAAGTTTATCTTCGCCATAAGTCCTTAATAATTTGGTATATCCATCAGTCATTAATGGATGGGGATAAAACTCTTGCAAATATTTTAAGATATCGAAACAAACCTTTTCTTCAATTTTCATCACTTCATTCCTTAGTTGCTTAGAGCATCACCAGTATGGCACTAGTTTTTGTGCAGATATAGGTATTTGGTCGGGATTCCGACCGTGCGCCTCGCTAACAATCACTCCACAACCAGCCCGGTGGGGACGCCGGATACCTGATTTTCCCGCAATGCGCCAGCGCCAACCGCATTGTGCTGATTTGGGCCGGGAAACCGATACCCCGCAGGCGATACTTTCTGGAGTGATTGTTATGTCATTTGATACCGCTAAGAACATGATCACCGCTGCGTTTATCCAGCAGTTCCATGATTCTTTCGAAATTGCCGCACAGCAGAAGGATTCCCGCCTGCAAGGTGCTGTTTACGACCGCGGCAACATCACCGGTGCGTCGTTCACCATCAACGATATGGGTACCATTGAAATGACCCAGATCACCGAGCGTTTCGGTGATACCGTCTGGGATCTGCCTGATGCCGGCACCCGTAATGCGCTGATGGCTGACTACGGCGTGTTCGTGCCGGTAGAAAAGCGCGACCTGCGCAAACTGCTTGCTGACCCGCAGGGGCCATATTTGCAGCTGACGCTGGCCGCATCCAACCGCAAAAAGGATGACGTTATCTATCGTGCGCTGCTCGATACCGTTCTGCGCA includes these proteins:
- a CDS encoding portal protein, whose translation is MDDLAVKLVKRADTLKANRQVHESVWRECYDYTYPLRGAGLSDEVLDAQSAKSKVARLLDGTATDSARMLASALMSGMTPANAQWLNLDSESLPDDAAAWLSTCATLVWENIHAANFDAEGYEANLDVVCAGWFALYIDEDREEGGFSFQQWPLAQCYVTSTRRDGIVDTIYRRYQLTAEQAIKEFGADKVSKKIRDAAAKKPDDKFDFLHCIFPRENYVVNARLAKNLRFASYNVEVSGKLIVRESGYHEFPCCVPRWMKIPGTPYGIGPVYDALPDCKELNETKRMEKAAQDLAIAGMWIAEDDGVLNPRTVKVGPRRIVVANSVDSMKPLLTGSDFNVAFTAEERLQASIRKIMMADQLQPQDGPAMTATEVHVRVALIRQLLGPVYGRFQAEYLQPLVERCFGLAFRAGVFPPAPDSLQNANFNVRYISPLARAQQLENVTAIERFGANIANLANIDQEVIDLLDADEAGRVVADALGVPAKVVRTSDAVAEIREKRQKERQQQAGQALMMQAGSEAATTAGQQVGAALGQRVAGG